The nucleotide sequence TCATCGTCGTCCTTGTGATCTATCTCCGGCTCAGAGTCATTGTAGATGAACTCAAGCATCGCCCTGAAAACTTGAGGCTCCATGTCCTCCACATGTATGGTGTGGCCAGCTGCCGTGCTCTCCTTCATGGGGCCAAAGAGCTCGGCCTTGAAGACCCTAGACCGAGCCGCCAAGACACACCGGTGTGCGGCAATCGTCTCGCCACCAACCTCGAACGTCACGTCGGCGCCTTCCTCGTCCTTGAGGAGATCGGTGAAGTGCCTCTGCATGTCGGGCGGTGGCACCGTAACGAACGGTGAGGCGGCGCCAGTAACCTTGGCGTCGAGGACAAGCACATCGCATCGGAGGGTGAAACCATCGTCCTTGAGATGTTCCGAGTATTCGAACTCGTCCCTGCTCATGAAATTCAGGTAGGACATACCGGCAGATTTGCAAGGGAACTCGCATACTTCAGTCAAGCCAATGTATGTTGACTCCTGCTTGTCGGACTGGCCAATGAAGCTCAACACGAACTGCGCCTTGACAGGCTTCTCAACATCCTGGGCGAGGATGAGGGAGGCAGACGTACTGCCGGGCCTGGCCGACGACGAGCCGTTGGGGTAGTACTTGAGGAACCAGAGATACCCTCCGACTCTGAAGGGGCCAGACTCGACGTGATGGCCGTGGGGGGCGTCGGCCTTTGTGCGCGAGTAGCCTTCCACCACGAGCAGGTGGTACCCGCCCGCGGCGCCGGCGTCGTTGATGGCCGCCGCGGAAGGGCATAGTCTGCCGTCGCGGATCAAGGATACGCCGGCGAATGACATGGCGACTCTGATCTATTCCGCCACTATGTACGTTCTGGCGGCGGTTGTTTGGATCCGGGAGTTTTGCTAAACCACGTTTACGGTTAacaaacagttttgctaaagcactgCAACGCCTAGTTCTCGTAAAACTGGAAAAGTAGTAGGTAAATCGACAATTAGACATTTTTTATATAAATAAATTAAGACCAACTCGaaccaaacggacgtccgtttggatCGGCAAAAAGACACGAGCGTCCGCCTGCCGTCGTCCGCCGGTTGGTGCCTCTAATCGGCCGCTGCATTTCAGTGTGAAAACAGAGCTGGCAATGCTGCcattaagagcatctctagccgttaGCCTcccaggaggcataaaaatcgccgCCTAAGGACGAACTGGCATATAATCGGCTCTGGGGGTGATTGGGTACCCAaccgtcgcccccaggcgccgatatcGGTCCATTTTTTGTGCAAATGTGGCCGCTTTTTGGCCCACTTTTGGTGAAAAATTTGCCCGATATCTACGCAAATCGGCTCATATTCACCGTGGTTCAGCTTGAATTCAGCATATGTAAtcttttttatcacatagttcatcacagaaaagcAATAGAAATTGAATAgctcaacaacaaatagttcaatacaaataatatagtcaacaaataaaaactcatatttcatcactcTTTTCCGGTGGGGAATGTCCTATCTAGCGGTGAtgggcggtgggcggcgccgggatagGCAGGGTGGTGGcgagcgccggggggggggggggtgtgggcaGTCGTGtttttccctagcgccggagcccccgagcgcccccagtgCGTTGGGTTCGGCCAGCGATCATCGGGCCCAAAAACGGACCGAGCCGACGGATTTCGACGTCTTGGGGGCGTGAGTGGTTTTTTTTTCCGGCGCCGGCGCGTAAAAAAACACCCTAGGGGTCCTGTTGGGGACGCGGCCGGAGATGCTCTAATGGTTGAAGGAGGATCCATCGGCCCAACCAAGCTTGCATTGTGAAATCAGCCTAAGACCGTGTATGTGTTTATGTATAATCCTAGTAGCTAGGCATGAAGGGTTTAACTTATATCTATGCACTGCTTCAAATATGTGTGCCGCAAGGTTACTGCATTTACGAATTGGTGAATAACATTCTACACGTTTGGCAGCACACATCATTCTTTGCATTTTCTCTGAATAGAGCCGAAAACTTATGTTGCATCTCATTATATAGGGCAAAAGAAACTAAGCAAGATGACTTGCCGCACACAATGTTTCACCAAAAGAACTCTAtcatgagaaaaagaaaaacaggacCAGAGAAGTTGCAAGTCCAGTAACCCATTTCTAACCGGCAGAGACCAAACATAATGAAATCTAGACGATTGCTTTTTTCCGTTCCTTTACATTCGAATGTATAGATGATACTAAACCAAGAAGCCATGAACTAGGGCGCAAGCATGGCGATCAGCTCCTTCATGACGGAGGGGTGGCTCGTAATCAAATTGTCGAACCCATCAGTGGTTGTGACAGCCCTGAGATTGCCGGGCGCGCCCAGAAAATTATAGCAGGCCTTCCTCAGCCCGTCACAGTGGTGGTTCTCAGCTAATTCCAGGATGGTCGTCGTGGTGTTCACACCAATGAACCCGCATATCTTAGCTTCACATATGAGCTTCAGCCGCTGCAGATCGTACCTATCCGCCGCGACGAGCAGCTGCGGCCACTACCGTTAGCAATGGCAAAGAAGTAAGCCGTGGGAGGGTCGCCTTTTAGGGTCCAGTTAATAGTGCCTCTCTGCCTCCAGTAAACCTCGGCCCGACGATGCAACTGCATCAAGGCCTCTTCAAGGGAATATCACACCTGCCATTCGTGGTCAGAGAGGCCAAGGCCATCAGCCCGCAGATCAAGAGAGCCAATTTGGCCACAGCTTCGTGGCCTCGTTCATGCGATCATCCAGGGTTTCTGCTTGGGGACTGTTGTCATCTCACGGCTGAACTATATTGTTCTTACTCTCATTACTAAAGTCAAATGGGCTGACAAGATCATGCAGTTTAGACCAATCGTTAACAACTTTGCTAAATTCCCGGCAAAAGGCTTTGCCACTCGTCTCCCCCGCGCATCGGACCCTCAGTCCTTTTCAGTAGGCTTTTGTTAAGGGCCGGTTCATCCTGGATGGCATTCTGTGCCTTCACGAGATTGTTCATGATATTCGCACACAAGGCACTAAGGCGATTATTCTCAAGCTAGATTTTGAGAAGGCCTATGATTCAGTTAGCTGGAATTTCTGACGGCATGTGTTGCTAGCCAAGGGCTTTGATGGGGCCGTAGTTCACAGGCTCATGCAGTTGGTCACGGGCGGCCACACTGCGGTTTCGGTCAATGGGAAAATCAGCAAATTCTTCGCCAACGGTAGGGGCCTGAGGCAGGGCGACCCGGTCTCCCCTCTGTTATTCAACTTCGTTGATGATTCCCTGTCTCACATCATGTCGCAGGCGGCGGTGGCTGGACATATTACCCCGGTTAGTTCTCACCTCGTTCCTAATGGCATAACTCAC is from Triticum aestivum cultivar Chinese Spring chromosome 1B, IWGSC CS RefSeq v2.1, whole genome shotgun sequence and encodes:
- the LOC123142453 gene encoding BTB/POZ and MATH domain-containing protein 2-like, giving the protein MSFAGVSLIRDGRLCPSAAAINDAGAAGGYHLLVVEGYSRTKADAPHGHHVESGPFRVGGYLWFLKYYPNGSSSARPGSTSASLILAQDVEKPVKAQFVLSFIGQSDKQESTYIGLTEVCEFPCKSAGMSYLNFMSRDEFEYSEHLKDDGFTLRCDVLVLDAKVTGAASPFVTVPPPDMQRHFTDLLKDEEGADVTFEVGGETIAAHRCVLAARSRVFKAELFGPMKESTAAGHTIHVEDMEPQVFRAMLEFIYNDSEPEIDHKDDDEDAMWQWQHLLAAADRYDMQRLKLICEDKLCGFIEVNSTAAILSLAEQHCCDGLKKACYAFLGTLGNLRAVAATDGFDDLIRNHPSVMKELIAMLAPF